The nucleotide window GATCGCTCGATACTGTCTGACCCGTCGACTCCGGGGACCCACCGCAGGGCCGACGCGCCCTACTTCTCCAGGCCGATCGTGCGATCGGACCGGATCCAGGCGGAGGACGGGCTGTCGCGGTCGTAGATGACCGTATCGCCGTCCTCGGTTTCGACGGAGACCAGATTCTCTTCCTCGGTTTTCGTACTCTGTGGCGTGCGTTTGTCCATGCTTTCCCCCCACGCCCCCCAGGCGTGGTAATTTCACGTATGGCCCTGAAGGTGAAAAGTCCCGCGGAGACCTGCATGAACGAAAATGAGTGTTTCGGTACGGG belongs to Halococcoides cellulosivorans and includes:
- a CDS encoding DUF7331 family protein, coding for MDKRTPQSTKTEEENLVSVETEDGDTVIYDRDSPSSAWIRSDRTIGLEK